The Arachis hypogaea cultivar Tifrunner chromosome 14, arahy.Tifrunner.gnm2.J5K5, whole genome shotgun sequence genome has a segment encoding these proteins:
- the LOC112744169 gene encoding TMV resistance protein N isoform X3, translating into MARPCTYKVFLSFRGEDTRKGFTSHLYTALVNRGITTYIDDKNLHKGDLISDELLKAIEESMFAVIVLSPNYASSTWCLDELHKIVECNNYLGLQIVAVFYHVKPCDVRHQIGAFEEAFKKHELRFGKEGDRVRRWRNALTQVVSYSNWDSERFENEAILVESITQHIHERLIMKLPSSMKNLVGIDSRLEEVIRHIGLGGNDVRFIGICGMGGIGKTTIARRVYETIRSEFKVSCFLADVRERSERRGIVQIQKQLLDCMNINSDTRFDDEFEGKGIICDSLCHKKVLLVLDDVDDGGLLENLAGEQDWFGPGSRIIITTRDTHVLEVHGATYRICKVEGLEQDEALELFCLRAFKRPKPEEGYMDLSQEVVKYCDGLPLALVVLGSHLCGQTIDVWRSAIEKIKSFPHDKIFNTLKISYDGLDHSEKNIFLDIACFFKGREKDYATNIWKRCGYHVEASIATLINKSLLTIGEYYKETLEMHDLLEDMGKYIVIQECRDDPSKQSRLWSYKDVDLVLAQNKVLKKLEHLNLSNCHKLKQTPELCGALNLKTLDLSECKALNYIHPFLAHHKSLVELNLYGCSRLRRLPEFGEGMKQLSVLILTDTGIEELPTTPGKFAGVSKLDLSGCDKLTSLPLSLGCFVGLKELVLSRFMELSCVPYSTHGLESLTVEDYSDSPNIVGLLCSLSCFTSLSTLKLHVCFGTLSYNLGHLASLTDLDLSDNDFRQLPISILELPRLTRLQLYHCRFLEVLPEIPSSLRVLQADRCCSLVASKVYDAISKACCVFAESASQDREDFLQMLMPELYQEMPAWFEDQEEDNGVSLSSPSTEIIALALCFLLDGDKYSEEQPSVICNGKEFINTRLLKVSMSSYYKTLLILCLNGYSFSNLLCQDNRFQLQFPSDCCEIRVKRSGARWVCKQDVQLLKKRKYETGKRKATLKLNMDMISHSSASRNKMPVVDSPVYEEEVERATTLLASLRFASHST; encoded by the exons ATGGCGCGACCATGCACCTataaggtgttcttgagtttcaggGGAGAAGACACTCGCAAAGGATTTACTAGCCATCTGTATACTGCACTTGTCAATAGGGGAATCACAACCTACATTGATGACAAGAACCTTCACAAAGGCGATCTTATTTCCGATGAACTCCTGAAAGCAATTGAAGAATCTATGTTTGCAGTCATAGTTCTCTCACCAAACTACGCTTCATCCACATGGTGCTTGGATGAGCTCCACAAGATTGTTGAGTGCAACAACTACCTGGGGCTACAGATTGTGGCAGTGTTCTATCATGTCAAGCCTTGTGACGTCAGGCATCAAATTGGAGCCTTTGAGGAAGCTTTCAAGAAACATGAACTCAGATTCGGAAAAGAAGGTGACAGAGTTAGAAGATGGAGAAATGCCTTAACACAAGTTGTCAGTTATTCTAATTGGGACTCTGAACGATTCGA GAACGAGGCCATACTCGTGGAAAGCATTACTCAACATATACATGAAAGATTGATTATGAAGTTACCATCTTCTATGAAGAATCTCGTAGGGATTGATTCAAGGTTGGAAGAAGTTATCAGACACATTGGTCTTGGGGGGAATGATGTTCGCTTCATTGGCATATGTGGAATGGGTGGCATAGGTAAGACAACTATTGCTAGAAGAGTCTATGAAACCATTCGAAGCGAATTTAAAGTTAGTTGCTTTCTTGCGGATGTAAGAGAGAGATCTGAGAGAAGAGGTATTGTTCAAATACAGAAGCAACTTCTGGATTGTATGAACATAAATTCGGATACTAGATTCGATGATGAGTTTGAGGGAAAGGGGATAATTTGTGACTCTTTATGCCATAAGAAGGTTCTTCTTGTTCTTGATGATGTAGACGATGGAGGCTTGTTGGAGAATTTGGCTGGTGAACAAGACTGGTTTGGTCCTGGAAGCAGAATAATAATCACAACTAGAGATACACATGTACTAGAAGTGCATGGAGCAACGTATAGAATTTGTAAGGTAGAAGGGTTAGAACAAGACGAAGCACTTGAACTCTTTTGTTTGAGAGCTTTTAAAAGGCCAAAACCTGAAGAAGGGTATATGGATTTGTCCCAAGAAGTGGTTAAGTATTGTGATGGTCTTCCATTGGCACTTGTAGTATTGGGTTCCCATCTTTGTGGACAAACCATTGATGTTTGGCGTAGTGCTATTGAGAAAATAAAGAGTTTTCCTCatgacaaaatttttaatacattGAAAATAAGTTATGATGGTTTAGATCATTCGGAAAAGAATATCTTTTTAGATATTGCTTGCTTTTTCAAAGGACGTGAGAAAGATTATGCAACAAATATATGGAAAAGGTGTGGTTATCATGTAGAAGCTAGCATTgctactttaataaataaatctttGCTCACTATTGGTGAGTACTACAAGGAGACATTGGAGATGCATGATCTGCTCGAAGATATGGGCAAATATATTGTAATTCAAGAATGTCGCGACGATCCTAGCAAGCAAAGCAGATTGTGGTCTTACAAGGATGTTGATCTTGTACTTGCACAAAACAAG GTTCTAAAAAAGTTAGAGCACTTGAATCTGTCCAACTGCCACAAGCTGAAGCAAACGCCAGAGCTTTGTGGGGCTCTCAATCTTAAAACACTTGATCTTAGTGAATGTAAGGCGCTGAATTATATTCACCCGTTTCTGGCACACCACAAAAGCCTTGTTGAATTGAATTTATATGGCTGCAGTAGATTGAGAAGACTGCCAGAATTTGGGGAAGGCATGAAACAATTATCGGTTCTTATTCTGACAGATACAGGTATAGAAGAACTACCCACGACACCTGGAAAATTTGCTGGTGTGTCTAAGTTGGACTTAAGTGGATGTGACAAGCTTACTAGTCTTCCCTTGTCACTTGGATGTTTCGTTGGCCTAAAGGAGTTGGTGTTGAGTAGATTCATGGAGCTTAGTTGTGTTCCATACAGCACTCATGGGTTAGAGTCCCTCACAGTTGAGGATTATTCTGACAGCCCAAATATTGTTGGACTTTTGTGTTCTCTCTCTTGCTTCACCTCTTTGAGTACCCTGAAATTACACGTATGCTTTGGCACCCTTTCTTACAATCTCGGCCATTTAGCGTCGTTGACGGATTTGGATTTATCGGACAATGATTTTCGCCAACTTCCAATAAGTATTCTTGAACTTCCCAGACTTACACGTCTGCAGCTATATCATTGCCGTTTTCTGGAGGTTTTGCCAGAGATTCCATCAAGTCTAAGAGTATTACAAGCAGACCGTTGTTGTTCACTGGTTGCATCCAAGGTATATGATGCTATATCAAAAGCGTGTTGTGTCTTTGCAGAATCAGCTAGCCAAGATCGTGAAGACTTCTTGCAAATGTTGATGCCTGAGTTATATCAGGAAATGCCAGCATGGTTTGAGGATCAGGAAGAAGATAACGGAGTATCACTCTCATCCCCTTCAACTGAAATCATCGCACTTGCTCTCTGTTTCCTATTAGATGGTGACAAATACTCTGAAGAACAGCCATCGGTCATCTGCAACGGTAAAGAATTCATCAACACGAGATTATTGAAGGTGTCAATGTCATCATATTATAAGACTTTGCTCATTCTCTGCCTGAATGGTTACAGTTTTAGTAACCTGTTATGCCAAGATAATCGCTTCCAACTGCAGTTTCCCAGTGATTGTTGTGAAATCCGAGTAAAAAGATCTGGAGCACGTTGGGTGTGCAAGCAAGACGTTCAACttttgaagaaaagaaaatatgaaacagGGAAAAGAAAAGCAACTCTTAAACTGAACATGGACATGATATCACATTCTTCAGCTTCTAGAAATAAGATGCCCGTGGTTGACTCTCCAGTGTATGAAGAAGAGGTAGAGCGTGCTACCACATTACTTGCATCTCTTCGCTTTGCTTCCCACAGCACTTAG
- the LOC112744169 gene encoding TMV resistance protein N isoform X1 — MARPCTYKVFLSFRGEDTRKGFTSHLYTALVNRGITTYIDDKNLHKGDLISDELLKAIEESMFAVIVLSPNYASSTWCLDELHKIVECNNYLGLQIVAVFYHVKPCDVRHQIGAFEEAFKKHELRFGKEGDRVRRWRNALTQVVSYSNWDSERFENEAILVESITQHIHERLIMKLPSSMKNLVGIDSRLEEVIRHIGLGGNDVRFIGICGMGGIGKTTIARRVYETIRSEFKVSCFLADVRERSERRGIVQIQKQLLDCMNINSDTRFDDEFEGKGIICDSLCHKKVLLVLDDVDDGGLLENLAGEQDWFGPGSRIIITTRDTHVLEVHGATYRICKVEGLEQDEALELFCLRAFKRPKPEEGYMDLSQEVVKYCDGLPLALVVLGSHLCGQTIDVWRSAIEKIKSFPHDKIFNTLKISYDGLDHSEKNIFLDIACFFKGREKDYATNIWKRCGYHVEASIATLINKSLLTIGEYYKETLEMHDLLEDMGKYIVIQECRDDPSKQSRLWSYKDVDLVLAQNKEIEATHSLVLYNKMEWGFKGKQRVLDIRDLSFSNMCKLKILILDNVKGPILCNIPCTLKVLHWRRCPMKTLPFTDQSYELVDIDLSYSKIVQLWDGKKVLKKLEHLNLSNCHKLKQTPELCGALNLKTLDLSECKALNYIHPFLAHHKSLVELNLYGCSRLRRLPEFGEGMKQLSVLILTDTGIEELPTTPGKFAGVSKLDLSGCDKLTSLPLSLGCFVGLKELVLSRFMELSCVPYSTHGLESLTVEDYSDSPNIVGLLCSLSCFTSLSTLKLHVCFGTLSYNLGHLASLTDLDLSDNDFRQLPISILELPRLTRLQLYHCRFLEVLPEIPSSLRVLQADRCCSLVASKVYDAISKACCVFAESASQDREDFLQMLMPELYQEMPAWFEDQEEDNGVSLSSPSTEIIALALCFLLDGDKYSEEQPSVICNGKEFINTRLLKVSMSSYYKTLLILCLNGYSFSNLLCQDNRFQLQFPSDCCEIRVKRSGARWVCKQDVQLLKKRKYETGKRKATLKLNMDMISHSSASRNKMPVVDSPVYEEEVERATTLLASLRFASHST; from the exons ATGGCGCGACCATGCACCTataaggtgttcttgagtttcaggGGAGAAGACACTCGCAAAGGATTTACTAGCCATCTGTATACTGCACTTGTCAATAGGGGAATCACAACCTACATTGATGACAAGAACCTTCACAAAGGCGATCTTATTTCCGATGAACTCCTGAAAGCAATTGAAGAATCTATGTTTGCAGTCATAGTTCTCTCACCAAACTACGCTTCATCCACATGGTGCTTGGATGAGCTCCACAAGATTGTTGAGTGCAACAACTACCTGGGGCTACAGATTGTGGCAGTGTTCTATCATGTCAAGCCTTGTGACGTCAGGCATCAAATTGGAGCCTTTGAGGAAGCTTTCAAGAAACATGAACTCAGATTCGGAAAAGAAGGTGACAGAGTTAGAAGATGGAGAAATGCCTTAACACAAGTTGTCAGTTATTCTAATTGGGACTCTGAACGATTCGA GAACGAGGCCATACTCGTGGAAAGCATTACTCAACATATACATGAAAGATTGATTATGAAGTTACCATCTTCTATGAAGAATCTCGTAGGGATTGATTCAAGGTTGGAAGAAGTTATCAGACACATTGGTCTTGGGGGGAATGATGTTCGCTTCATTGGCATATGTGGAATGGGTGGCATAGGTAAGACAACTATTGCTAGAAGAGTCTATGAAACCATTCGAAGCGAATTTAAAGTTAGTTGCTTTCTTGCGGATGTAAGAGAGAGATCTGAGAGAAGAGGTATTGTTCAAATACAGAAGCAACTTCTGGATTGTATGAACATAAATTCGGATACTAGATTCGATGATGAGTTTGAGGGAAAGGGGATAATTTGTGACTCTTTATGCCATAAGAAGGTTCTTCTTGTTCTTGATGATGTAGACGATGGAGGCTTGTTGGAGAATTTGGCTGGTGAACAAGACTGGTTTGGTCCTGGAAGCAGAATAATAATCACAACTAGAGATACACATGTACTAGAAGTGCATGGAGCAACGTATAGAATTTGTAAGGTAGAAGGGTTAGAACAAGACGAAGCACTTGAACTCTTTTGTTTGAGAGCTTTTAAAAGGCCAAAACCTGAAGAAGGGTATATGGATTTGTCCCAAGAAGTGGTTAAGTATTGTGATGGTCTTCCATTGGCACTTGTAGTATTGGGTTCCCATCTTTGTGGACAAACCATTGATGTTTGGCGTAGTGCTATTGAGAAAATAAAGAGTTTTCCTCatgacaaaatttttaatacattGAAAATAAGTTATGATGGTTTAGATCATTCGGAAAAGAATATCTTTTTAGATATTGCTTGCTTTTTCAAAGGACGTGAGAAAGATTATGCAACAAATATATGGAAAAGGTGTGGTTATCATGTAGAAGCTAGCATTgctactttaataaataaatctttGCTCACTATTGGTGAGTACTACAAGGAGACATTGGAGATGCATGATCTGCTCGAAGATATGGGCAAATATATTGTAATTCAAGAATGTCGCGACGATCCTAGCAAGCAAAGCAGATTGTGGTCTTACAAGGATGTTGATCTTGTACTTGCACAAAACAAG GAAATTGAAGCAACTCATAGCCTTGTTCTATATAATAAGATGGAGTGGGGGTTTAAAGGGAAGCAGAGAGTTTTGGATATAAGAGATTTATCATTCTCAAATATGTGCAAGCTAAAGATTCTCATTTTAGATAACGTGAAAGGTCCCATTCTCTGCAATATTCCTTGTACATTAAAGGTTTTGCACTGGAGACGTTGTCCAATGAAAACTCTGCCCTTTACAGATCAAAGCTATGAACTTGTTGACATTGATCTTTCTTATAGCAAAATTGTACAGTTATGGGATGGAAAGAAG GTTCTAAAAAAGTTAGAGCACTTGAATCTGTCCAACTGCCACAAGCTGAAGCAAACGCCAGAGCTTTGTGGGGCTCTCAATCTTAAAACACTTGATCTTAGTGAATGTAAGGCGCTGAATTATATTCACCCGTTTCTGGCACACCACAAAAGCCTTGTTGAATTGAATTTATATGGCTGCAGTAGATTGAGAAGACTGCCAGAATTTGGGGAAGGCATGAAACAATTATCGGTTCTTATTCTGACAGATACAGGTATAGAAGAACTACCCACGACACCTGGAAAATTTGCTGGTGTGTCTAAGTTGGACTTAAGTGGATGTGACAAGCTTACTAGTCTTCCCTTGTCACTTGGATGTTTCGTTGGCCTAAAGGAGTTGGTGTTGAGTAGATTCATGGAGCTTAGTTGTGTTCCATACAGCACTCATGGGTTAGAGTCCCTCACAGTTGAGGATTATTCTGACAGCCCAAATATTGTTGGACTTTTGTGTTCTCTCTCTTGCTTCACCTCTTTGAGTACCCTGAAATTACACGTATGCTTTGGCACCCTTTCTTACAATCTCGGCCATTTAGCGTCGTTGACGGATTTGGATTTATCGGACAATGATTTTCGCCAACTTCCAATAAGTATTCTTGAACTTCCCAGACTTACACGTCTGCAGCTATATCATTGCCGTTTTCTGGAGGTTTTGCCAGAGATTCCATCAAGTCTAAGAGTATTACAAGCAGACCGTTGTTGTTCACTGGTTGCATCCAAGGTATATGATGCTATATCAAAAGCGTGTTGTGTCTTTGCAGAATCAGCTAGCCAAGATCGTGAAGACTTCTTGCAAATGTTGATGCCTGAGTTATATCAGGAAATGCCAGCATGGTTTGAGGATCAGGAAGAAGATAACGGAGTATCACTCTCATCCCCTTCAACTGAAATCATCGCACTTGCTCTCTGTTTCCTATTAGATGGTGACAAATACTCTGAAGAACAGCCATCGGTCATCTGCAACGGTAAAGAATTCATCAACACGAGATTATTGAAGGTGTCAATGTCATCATATTATAAGACTTTGCTCATTCTCTGCCTGAATGGTTACAGTTTTAGTAACCTGTTATGCCAAGATAATCGCTTCCAACTGCAGTTTCCCAGTGATTGTTGTGAAATCCGAGTAAAAAGATCTGGAGCACGTTGGGTGTGCAAGCAAGACGTTCAACttttgaagaaaagaaaatatgaaacagGGAAAAGAAAAGCAACTCTTAAACTGAACATGGACATGATATCACATTCTTCAGCTTCTAGAAATAAGATGCCCGTGGTTGACTCTCCAGTGTATGAAGAAGAGGTAGAGCGTGCTACCACATTACTTGCATCTCTTCGCTTTGCTTCCCACAGCACTTAG
- the LOC112744169 gene encoding TMV resistance protein N isoform X2, with protein sequence MARPCTYKVFLSFRGEDTRKGFTSHLYTALVNRGITTYIDDKNLHKGDLISDELLKAIEESMFAVIVLSPNYASSTWCLDELHKIVECNNYLGLQIVAVFYHVKPCDVRHQIGAFEEAFKKHELRFGKEGDRVRRWRNALTQVVSYSNWDSERFENEAILVESITQHIHERLIMKLPSSMKNLVGIDSRLEEVIRHIGLGGNDVRFIGICGMGGIGKTTIARRVYETIRSEFKVSCFLADVRERSERRGIVQIQKQLLDCMNINSDTRFDDEFEGKGIICDSLCHKKVLLVLDDVDDGGLLENLAGEQDWFGPGSRIIITTRDTHVLEVHGATYRICKVEGLEQDEALELFCLRAFKRPKPEEGYMDLSQEVVKYCDGLPLALVVLGSHLCGQTIDVWRSAIEKIKSFPHDKIFNTLKISYDGLDHSEKNIFLDIACFFKGREKDYATNIWKRCGYHVEASIATLINKSLLTIGEYYKETLEMHDLLEDMGKYIVIQECRDDPSKQSRLWSYKDVDLVLAQNKEIEATHSLVLYNKMEWGFKGKQRVLDIRDLSFSNMCKLKILILDNVKDQSYELVDIDLSYSKIVQLWDGKKVLKKLEHLNLSNCHKLKQTPELCGALNLKTLDLSECKALNYIHPFLAHHKSLVELNLYGCSRLRRLPEFGEGMKQLSVLILTDTGIEELPTTPGKFAGVSKLDLSGCDKLTSLPLSLGCFVGLKELVLSRFMELSCVPYSTHGLESLTVEDYSDSPNIVGLLCSLSCFTSLSTLKLHVCFGTLSYNLGHLASLTDLDLSDNDFRQLPISILELPRLTRLQLYHCRFLEVLPEIPSSLRVLQADRCCSLVASKVYDAISKACCVFAESASQDREDFLQMLMPELYQEMPAWFEDQEEDNGVSLSSPSTEIIALALCFLLDGDKYSEEQPSVICNGKEFINTRLLKVSMSSYYKTLLILCLNGYSFSNLLCQDNRFQLQFPSDCCEIRVKRSGARWVCKQDVQLLKKRKYETGKRKATLKLNMDMISHSSASRNKMPVVDSPVYEEEVERATTLLASLRFASHST encoded by the exons ATGGCGCGACCATGCACCTataaggtgttcttgagtttcaggGGAGAAGACACTCGCAAAGGATTTACTAGCCATCTGTATACTGCACTTGTCAATAGGGGAATCACAACCTACATTGATGACAAGAACCTTCACAAAGGCGATCTTATTTCCGATGAACTCCTGAAAGCAATTGAAGAATCTATGTTTGCAGTCATAGTTCTCTCACCAAACTACGCTTCATCCACATGGTGCTTGGATGAGCTCCACAAGATTGTTGAGTGCAACAACTACCTGGGGCTACAGATTGTGGCAGTGTTCTATCATGTCAAGCCTTGTGACGTCAGGCATCAAATTGGAGCCTTTGAGGAAGCTTTCAAGAAACATGAACTCAGATTCGGAAAAGAAGGTGACAGAGTTAGAAGATGGAGAAATGCCTTAACACAAGTTGTCAGTTATTCTAATTGGGACTCTGAACGATTCGA GAACGAGGCCATACTCGTGGAAAGCATTACTCAACATATACATGAAAGATTGATTATGAAGTTACCATCTTCTATGAAGAATCTCGTAGGGATTGATTCAAGGTTGGAAGAAGTTATCAGACACATTGGTCTTGGGGGGAATGATGTTCGCTTCATTGGCATATGTGGAATGGGTGGCATAGGTAAGACAACTATTGCTAGAAGAGTCTATGAAACCATTCGAAGCGAATTTAAAGTTAGTTGCTTTCTTGCGGATGTAAGAGAGAGATCTGAGAGAAGAGGTATTGTTCAAATACAGAAGCAACTTCTGGATTGTATGAACATAAATTCGGATACTAGATTCGATGATGAGTTTGAGGGAAAGGGGATAATTTGTGACTCTTTATGCCATAAGAAGGTTCTTCTTGTTCTTGATGATGTAGACGATGGAGGCTTGTTGGAGAATTTGGCTGGTGAACAAGACTGGTTTGGTCCTGGAAGCAGAATAATAATCACAACTAGAGATACACATGTACTAGAAGTGCATGGAGCAACGTATAGAATTTGTAAGGTAGAAGGGTTAGAACAAGACGAAGCACTTGAACTCTTTTGTTTGAGAGCTTTTAAAAGGCCAAAACCTGAAGAAGGGTATATGGATTTGTCCCAAGAAGTGGTTAAGTATTGTGATGGTCTTCCATTGGCACTTGTAGTATTGGGTTCCCATCTTTGTGGACAAACCATTGATGTTTGGCGTAGTGCTATTGAGAAAATAAAGAGTTTTCCTCatgacaaaatttttaatacattGAAAATAAGTTATGATGGTTTAGATCATTCGGAAAAGAATATCTTTTTAGATATTGCTTGCTTTTTCAAAGGACGTGAGAAAGATTATGCAACAAATATATGGAAAAGGTGTGGTTATCATGTAGAAGCTAGCATTgctactttaataaataaatctttGCTCACTATTGGTGAGTACTACAAGGAGACATTGGAGATGCATGATCTGCTCGAAGATATGGGCAAATATATTGTAATTCAAGAATGTCGCGACGATCCTAGCAAGCAAAGCAGATTGTGGTCTTACAAGGATGTTGATCTTGTACTTGCACAAAACAAG GAAATTGAAGCAACTCATAGCCTTGTTCTATATAATAAGATGGAGTGGGGGTTTAAAGGGAAGCAGAGAGTTTTGGATATAAGAGATTTATCATTCTCAAATATGTGCAAGCTAAAGATTCTCATTTTAGATAACGTGAAAG ATCAAAGCTATGAACTTGTTGACATTGATCTTTCTTATAGCAAAATTGTACAGTTATGGGATGGAAAGAAG GTTCTAAAAAAGTTAGAGCACTTGAATCTGTCCAACTGCCACAAGCTGAAGCAAACGCCAGAGCTTTGTGGGGCTCTCAATCTTAAAACACTTGATCTTAGTGAATGTAAGGCGCTGAATTATATTCACCCGTTTCTGGCACACCACAAAAGCCTTGTTGAATTGAATTTATATGGCTGCAGTAGATTGAGAAGACTGCCAGAATTTGGGGAAGGCATGAAACAATTATCGGTTCTTATTCTGACAGATACAGGTATAGAAGAACTACCCACGACACCTGGAAAATTTGCTGGTGTGTCTAAGTTGGACTTAAGTGGATGTGACAAGCTTACTAGTCTTCCCTTGTCACTTGGATGTTTCGTTGGCCTAAAGGAGTTGGTGTTGAGTAGATTCATGGAGCTTAGTTGTGTTCCATACAGCACTCATGGGTTAGAGTCCCTCACAGTTGAGGATTATTCTGACAGCCCAAATATTGTTGGACTTTTGTGTTCTCTCTCTTGCTTCACCTCTTTGAGTACCCTGAAATTACACGTATGCTTTGGCACCCTTTCTTACAATCTCGGCCATTTAGCGTCGTTGACGGATTTGGATTTATCGGACAATGATTTTCGCCAACTTCCAATAAGTATTCTTGAACTTCCCAGACTTACACGTCTGCAGCTATATCATTGCCGTTTTCTGGAGGTTTTGCCAGAGATTCCATCAAGTCTAAGAGTATTACAAGCAGACCGTTGTTGTTCACTGGTTGCATCCAAGGTATATGATGCTATATCAAAAGCGTGTTGTGTCTTTGCAGAATCAGCTAGCCAAGATCGTGAAGACTTCTTGCAAATGTTGATGCCTGAGTTATATCAGGAAATGCCAGCATGGTTTGAGGATCAGGAAGAAGATAACGGAGTATCACTCTCATCCCCTTCAACTGAAATCATCGCACTTGCTCTCTGTTTCCTATTAGATGGTGACAAATACTCTGAAGAACAGCCATCGGTCATCTGCAACGGTAAAGAATTCATCAACACGAGATTATTGAAGGTGTCAATGTCATCATATTATAAGACTTTGCTCATTCTCTGCCTGAATGGTTACAGTTTTAGTAACCTGTTATGCCAAGATAATCGCTTCCAACTGCAGTTTCCCAGTGATTGTTGTGAAATCCGAGTAAAAAGATCTGGAGCACGTTGGGTGTGCAAGCAAGACGTTCAACttttgaagaaaagaaaatatgaaacagGGAAAAGAAAAGCAACTCTTAAACTGAACATGGACATGATATCACATTCTTCAGCTTCTAGAAATAAGATGCCCGTGGTTGACTCTCCAGTGTATGAAGAAGAGGTAGAGCGTGCTACCACATTACTTGCATCTCTTCGCTTTGCTTCCCACAGCACTTAG